The Nitrospira sp. genomic interval TCGAAACCGGTTGAGAAAGGTCGCGGCGCTTGGTTTGCCCTGTTGCGCCGACCCATCCGAAAACAGCCGTTTGAGGTCGGGGTCGTAGAGGAGGGAATGTTCCACGCCATAGTGCGCGCGCTTTTGCTCATAATGTTCACGTAGCGTCTTCTTGAGGCTGGGGAGCGGATCGATCTCTTCAGTGGTCACGACGGTCGGCTCGACCTCGGCCAACTCTTGCATCAATGCATCGACATATTTCAGCTTCTTCAGCACCGGCCACCCGCGATACCGGTCATGCCAGGTGGAATCCGGCGTCAGCCAGACAGCAAACGTCTCGGCGAAGTCTTCGTCCGGATGACTCTGGGCGTACCACACATCGAGATGCCGGACAAAACTCCGGCTGTAGGGTCTGGGGCTATAATACTTGGGATAGGCCTGGGACGATTTGCCGAAGATGGCTTGCCGCGTGCGGCGGCGGCGGATGCGATACGCATTTTCAATCGCGTGTCCGGCTTCGTGCCGTAGAATCCGCAGACACCAATCAGGCGTCCCGCCTTCCACTTCCAGCATCTGCGTCAACTCCAGCTTGGCCAGCCGGGGATGCGCCAGATAGAACGGAATCGCAATGCCCGGGATACCATCCGGCGTGAACCACTCATTCGACAGCCAATAGTGCGGACGGAATCGCAAGTGCCGCGATTCCAACTCACGGTCCAATTCAGCAATTGGGCCTTCCAGAAAGCCGCCTTTAATTTCCACATTGAGCCGGCCCATCGGCAGATCCAACAACTGGTCGTCAGACCACCCGACCCACTCCGGATCAATCAAGTCATGTGCAGGGTGTTTGGCGATCTCAAGTGCTGATCGATGCATCGTGCAACCGCTTCATACATTCTCGACAGAAAACTTATGCTGCTTGAGAAACTATAGCATTCGAAGTGGATTTCGTCGGCCACTGGGCATGACCACGCTTGCGCATGACAAAAGAGCGGAATAATTTGTCACTGAGCGTACAAGAATGAACCGAGGAGTGAGAGCGTTGTGTCGAAAGTTACAGAAGATGTGGCAATCGTGCCGCGAAGTGAGGGATCGCATCGCAAATGTGATCCACAACCGATACGACATAGGCCTGCGCCAGCTCGGGATCTTCTTCCCAGTTGGGAAGCGCCTCGTGCAGATCAAGGATCGGTTCGTCGCGAGCAAAACACAGTTGATTGAAGAGCGGGATCGATCGTCCAAACAATCGTTGCACCGCTTCTTGATGGTCGCGCCCCATCGCCACGACACAGTCCGCCTCATCAAGTAAGGGTTGCGTCAGCTTGCGTTGCATATGCCCGGCAGGATCAGCGCCATACTCCAGGAGTCTGGCACGCACGATGGGATGGATCGATTGTGGCTTGGCCTCGATCCCGGCAGACCCGACGCAATACAAGCCTTGCGAACCACGATACCGCTTGAGCGCATATTCTGCTGCCAGGCTCCGAAAAATGTTGCCTGTGCAAACAAAGAGAATCGACTTCACTTTATTGTCGGTCATGATCGTCTTACCGTTGCTCCATCATCGACAGCCGGATAATTGAGCAGGTACAATCGCTCCCATGCCTTCATCACCAGGCCCTCCAACGACCCTCGCAAAGTTAGACGAGGAAACTGAAAAACTCCAGACCCGGCTCTGTCGCCTGGTCGGCCAAGCCATCGCCGACTATCGGCTGATTGAAGACGGGGATAAGATCATGGTCTGCCTGTCAGGCGGGAAGGATAGTTACGGTTTACTCGATATCCTGCTTCTTCTGCAACAGCGTGCACCCGTTCACTTTGATCTCGTGGCCGTCAACTTAGACCAAAAACAGCCTGGCTTTCCCGCGCACATTCTGCCGGAGTACCTGACGAACCGGGGCATTCCATTTCACATTGAAACGCGCGACACCTACTCCATCGTGAAGCGTCTGATCCCTGAGGGCCAGACCACGTGCTCCCTCTGTTCTCGGCTCAGACGCGGGCATCTCTATCGCATTGCCTCTGAGTTGGGCGCCACCAAGATCGCACTCGGCCACCACCGCGATGATATCAATGAAACATTGTTTCTGAATCTCCTGTACACGGGCAAGCTCAAGGCCATGCCACCAAAACTCCGTTCAAAAGACGGGCGACATCTTGTCATCCGACCGCTCGCCTTTGTGAAGGAAGTAGACCTGGCCCGATACGCGGAACTCCGGAGATTTCCGATCATCCCCTGTGATCTATGCGGGTCTCAAGAGGATCTGAAGCGAAAGGACGTGAAGGCCTTGCTCCGTCAGTGGGAAACACGATCGCCCGGCTGCTCGGACAGCATCGCGGCGGCGATCGCCAACGTCGCACCGGCGCTGCTCATGGATCAACGTCTATTCGATTTTCAAACGCTTCGCACGGCACACGACAATGCTGGCGAAGGCGACGCCTGGTTGGATGCTGAGGCACATCCACCGCAGTAGCGCCGCAAAGGGATTGACGCTCGACAGGAAACCACATCACCGCAGGTGTAGTCGAGAAATGGACGGCTTGCGTGATTCTGATGATGACGTTCGATCCGATCCGCCACTCTGGTCGATAGGACTGGCCGTCCTCGTCATCCTTGCCGCTCCTTTGATCTTGTACTCCCTCGCCCCGCCAGGCCCGCTGCGCACGGGGGACACCATTTTCTCTCAAGGTCAGCAGCAGGTGCAGGTGGCTGCATCCGGAATGGCGGTAGGGACGCCGATAGGGGATACCTGCCTACTCGACCCCAACACCCCCCTCATCATTCTCGAATTGCATGATGAGCGGGAAGAAGATGCCATCCTCGGCACCGTACAAGGTAATCCTGCTTCTGAATGGCCGTTCTGCCCACCCCATACCCGGGTACTCTTGAGCACTCATCAGATTTTTCAAAAGCCTGATGCATGGGATGCGCCGAAACGAGGGCTGTCGTGGATGATTGGGAAGTGACGGCGGGACTCCGGTCAGAGCTTCAGCTTCGACACAAACTGCTTCCGAAACTTGGCCACCTTTGGACTGACCACAAACTGACAGTACCCTTGAAGCGGATTCCTGGCGAAGTATTCCTGGTGATATCGTTCAGCCTCATACCACGTTGTCGCCGCAACGATCTCAGTAACGACCGGGTTAGGATACAACCCTTGGGCTGTGACCGCGGCTTTGACCGCCTCAGCTACCTGCCGCTGCTCGGGTAAATGGTAGAAAATGGCGGAACGATACTGCGTGCCTTCGTCGTTGCCCTGGCGATTCAGCGTCGTGGGGTCATGGATCGAGAAAAAGATCTCGATCAACTCCCGACACGAAATCAGCGAGGGATCATAGGTGACCCGCACCGCTTCGGCATGGCCTGTCCTTCCACCGCATACCGCTTCGTACGAAGGATTCTCAAGGGCGCCTCCGATATACCCGGATTCAACCGAGAGGACGCCCTTGATTTGGTCATAGACCGCCTCCAGACACCAGAAGCACCCGCCCGCCAGAGTGATGACTTCGCTTCCGGTGCTCATCGCGCAGCCGTCCTCCCACCGTGCCCCAGTTGTCCGTTTCCGAATCGACCGCGTGCCTTCATTGCGTCAGGCTTTCCGGCATATTAGTCGTCTTCTTCCTCTTCAATATCCTCGATCCCCTCATAGCTCATTTCTGGAAATGCGGCGGTCGCCTTTTCACAGGCAGTTTCTATCATTTCCTCAGCATCTTCAGCCGAATCAGCGTTGACCAAGAACTTGACTGTAATCGCATACCGTTGCTCCACTCCACACTCCTTTCGGTTCCCCTGCAAAAATGAAAAGGCTGAGAACGAGGGCCACGAAGGGACTCTCCGTTTCATCCTGTCTAGTGGCGGTACTTTGTTACAGCGAGAGGGAGCATGTCAATCGGTAGTCCCCCTCATAATGTGCGCGAGCTGGCCCCCCAAGCCAAGTAGTGACCGCCCTTCGACGGCAATGGTTCAGCCGAGAGTTGTCACGCCTGGAGATGTCGCTAGGGGAAGGAAGAGAATCCGGCACGTATGATTGCCGAAGCGGATGGGCGACGATGGGGAGAGGTCAGGCCTGCTGCTCCTGCTCAATCTTGCTGATAATGGCAGTGATTTTATCTTGCTCTCCCGAC includes:
- a CDS encoding putative zinc-binding metallopeptidase, whose amino-acid sequence is MHRSALEIAKHPAHDLIDPEWVGWSDDQLLDLPMGRLNVEIKGGFLEGPIAELDRELESRHLRFRPHYWLSNEWFTPDGIPGIAIPFYLAHPRLAKLELTQMLEVEGGTPDWCLRILRHEAGHAIENAYRIRRRRTRQAIFGKSSQAYPKYYSPRPYSRSFVRHLDVWYAQSHPDEDFAETFAVWLTPDSTWHDRYRGWPVLKKLKYVDALMQELAEVEPTVVTTEEIDPLPSLKKTLREHYEQKRAHYGVEHSLLYDPDLKRLFSDGSAQQGKPSAATFLNRFRREVRRKVASWTGEYQYTIDQVLEDMIQRCRQLDLRLSVAEEQAKLDFTILLTVHTMNYLRSGRHRVAL
- a CDS encoding low molecular weight phosphatase family protein, coding for MTDNKVKSILFVCTGNIFRSLAAEYALKRYRGSQGLYCVGSAGIEAKPQSIHPIVRARLLEYGADPAGHMQRKLTQPLLDEADCVVAMGRDHQEAVQRLFGRSIPLFNQLCFARDEPILDLHEALPNWEEDPELAQAYVVSVVDHICDAIPHFAARLPHLL
- the ttcA gene encoding tRNA 2-thiocytidine(32) synthetase TtcA; this encodes MPSSPGPPTTLAKLDEETEKLQTRLCRLVGQAIADYRLIEDGDKIMVCLSGGKDSYGLLDILLLLQQRAPVHFDLVAVNLDQKQPGFPAHILPEYLTNRGIPFHIETRDTYSIVKRLIPEGQTTCSLCSRLRRGHLYRIASELGATKIALGHHRDDINETLFLNLLYTGKLKAMPPKLRSKDGRHLVIRPLAFVKEVDLARYAELRRFPIIPCDLCGSQEDLKRKDVKALLRQWETRSPGCSDSIAAAIANVAPALLMDQRLFDFQTLRTAHDNAGEGDAWLDAEAHPPQ
- the msrA gene encoding peptide-methionine (S)-S-oxide reductase MsrA, with the translated sequence MSTGSEVITLAGGCFWCLEAVYDQIKGVLSVESGYIGGALENPSYEAVCGGRTGHAEAVRVTYDPSLISCRELIEIFFSIHDPTTLNRQGNDEGTQYRSAIFYHLPEQRQVAEAVKAAVTAQGLYPNPVVTEIVAATTWYEAERYHQEYFARNPLQGYCQFVVSPKVAKFRKQFVSKLKL